One window of the Vigna radiata var. radiata cultivar VC1973A chromosome 1, Vradiata_ver6, whole genome shotgun sequence genome contains the following:
- the LOC106770165 gene encoding uncharacterized protein LOC106770165 isoform X4 — MNPVIPCSIGNVSIIPGFTYSTRKNNTITRLNLSRSTVKPGSSSWRFLLPSFVASGTFPQNKSIGSFHKKSRTSISATETDVAVEEPGPPVADEDSGEISSNEIGISEDSSSKSDANPDTAKAKRSRPARKSEMPPVKNEDLIPGASFTGKVKSVQPFGAFVDFGAFTDGLVHISMLSDSYVKDVASVVSVGQEVKVKLIEVNNETRRISLSMRENADTGKQRKDAPAKTEKAGSGKRSNSKPSSRKDNVMKSTKLVIGQLLVGSVKNLARSGAFISLPEGEEGFLPISEEPDDGFDNVMGNTRLEVGQEVNVRVLRINRGQVTLTMKTEEDATDSTTTFNQGVVHTATNPFVLAFRKNKDISSFLDEREKPQSEIQKPLPGTTLEEIKETVKQGETVLDVPDVQGEPVSSKLTDDVPPAVKQNAEGDISAIEENVGISSTIGSSTAIVDDESNLVSNVSSPTTGIDTPLEKEEEAVSGSLTPEEDIPTVNPIIEEAIQTEVTTNDLKIDSPVETATENVIESGVDVIVTEDEKQSQVPDAVEEFAAAVLTDTDAVGPSPDGNGTITESDIALSNPALQETSAADDVGAVPEINDGDTSLSGELSPEGSLNKDETEENDQVPSPESSATEVVKTSTDNPEEELTKQTPVTENENLLTSQVEEKEIAVASEKNISLSSSDGEAVATSGEGSSKATISPALVKQLREETGAGMMDCKKALSETGGDIIKAQEYLRKKGLSSAEKKASRVTAEGRIGSYIHDNRIGVLVEVNCETDFVSRGEIFKDLVDDIAMQVAACPQVEYLVTEDVPEEIVKKEKEIEMQKEDLLSKPEQIRSKIVEGRINKRLEELALLEQPYIKNDKVAVKDLVKQTIATIGENIKVKRFVRFNLGEGLEKKSQDFAAEVAAQTAAKPAPTPAPTPADEQPAVAEAKETEPKKSTVAVSASLVKQLREETGAGMMDCKKALAETGGDLEKAQEYLRKKGLSSADKKSSRLAAEGRIGSYIHDSRIGVLIEVNCETDFVGRGEKFKELVDDLAMQVVASPQVQFVSIEDIPETIVNKEKELERQREDLLSKPENIREKIVEGRVSKRLGELALLEQPFIKDDSVLVKDLVKQTVAALGENIKVRRFVRFTLGETTEKETAVAA; from the exons ATGAATCCTGTAATACCATGCTCTATTGGTAATGTTTCAATTATTCCTGGATTCACCTATTCAACAAGGAAGAATAACACTATAACAAGACTCAACTTGTCACGGAGCACTGTAAAACCTGGATCATCATCTTGGAGATTTCTATTACCTTCATTTGTTGCCAGCGGAACGTTTCCTCAAAACAAAAGCATCGGCTCTTTTCATAAGAAGTCTAGAACCTCCATATCTGCCACAGAAACAGATGTAGCAGTGGAGGAACCAGGTCCACCTGTTGCAGATGAAGATTCTGGTGaaatttcttcaaatgaaatTGGAATAAGTGAAGATTCATCTTCTAAGTCTGATGCCAACCCTGATACAGCTAAAGCCAAGCGTTCAAGACCTGCAAGGAAAAGTGAGATGCCTCCGGTAAAGAATGAGGATTTGATTCCTGGAGCAAGTTTTACTGGGAAAGTAAAATCTGTCCAGCCATTTGGTGCCTTTGTTGATTTTGGTGCTTTCACAGATGGCCTTGTTCATATTTCAATGTTGAGTGATAGCTATGTTAAAGATGTTGCAAGTGTTGTTTCTGTAGGCCAAGAAGTTAAGGTGAAACTGATTGAAGTGAATAATGAAACTCGGCGCATTTCTCTCTCTATGCGTGAAAATGCTGACACTGGTAAGCAACGAAAAGATGCACCCGCCAAGACAGAGAAGGCTGGATCTGGGAAGAGGAGCAATTCAAAACCCAGTTCAAGGAAAGATAATGTGATGAAAAGCACAAAACTTGTCATAGGGCAGCTACTGGTTGGTTCAGTGAAGAATCTGGCTCGGAGTGGTGCTTTTATATCTCTTCCTGAAGGGGAGGAAGGATTTCTACCTATATCCGAGGAACCTGATGATGGATTTGATAATGTTATGGGAAACACTAGGTTGGAGGTTGGTCAAGAAGTTAATGTACGTGTTTTGCGTATCAATAGAGGACAAGTAACATTGACTATGAAGACGGAGGAAGATGCTACTGATTCGACTACAACATTTAACCAAGGAGTTGTCCATACTGCAACAAACCCTTTTGTGTTGGCTTTTCGTAAGAACAAggatatttcttcttttttggaTGAGAGGGAGAAACCTCAGAGTGAAATTCAAAAGCCATTACCTGGAACAACTTTGGAAGAAATTAAGGAAACTGTCAAGCAAGGGGAAACTGTATTGGATGTTCCTGATGTACAGGGCGAACCAGTAAGCAGCAAATTGACAGACGATGTTCCCCCTGCAGTCAAACAAAATGCTGAAGGTGATATTTCTGCAATTGAAGAAAATGTGGGAATCAGTTCAACGATTGGCTCCTCAACAGCTATTGTGGATGATGAAAGTAACCTAGTCAGCAATGTTTCTAGCCCAACAACAGGTATAG ATACACCCttggagaaggaagaagaggcAGTTTCTGGAAGTTTGACTCCTGAAGAGGATATACCTACTGTAAATCCAATAATTGAGGAAGCTATTCAGACAGAGGTTACAACAAACGATTTGAAAATTGACTCACCTGTTGAAACAGCTACTGAGAACGTAATAGAAAGTGGAGTTGACGTAATTGTCACAGAAGATGAGAAACAATCACAAGTTCCTGATGCAGTGGAAGAATTTGCAGCTGCAGTACTAACTGATACTGATGCAGTTGGACCTAGCCCTGATGGAAATGGTACTATTACTGAATCAGATATTGCATTGAGTAACCCAGCCCTGCAAGAAACTTCAG CAGCTGATGACGTTGGAGCTGTTCCTGAGATCAATGATGGTGACACTAGTTTGAGTGGCGAGTTGTCTCCTGAGGGAAGCTTGAATAAAG ATGAAACAGAAGAAAATGATCAAGTTCCTTCTCCAGAAAGTTCTGCCACTGAAGTAGTAAAAACTTCCACTGATAACCCTGAAGAAGAATTGACCAAGCAGACTCCTGTCACAGAGAATGAAAATTTGCTTACCTCACAAGTTGAAGAGAAAGAGATTGCGGTTGCATCTGAGAAAAATATCAGTTTATCTAGTTCTGATGGAGAAGCTGTCGCTACTTCAGGGGAAGGCTCAAGTAAAG CAACTATATCTCCAGCACTTGTGAAGCAACTTCGGGAAGAAACAGGAGCTGGAATGATGGACTGCAAGAAAGCTCTATCAGAGACTGGTGGAGATATTATTAAAGCACAAGAGTACCTAAGGAAAAAAGGCTTATCAAGTGCAGAAAAGAAAGCAAGCAGGGTAACTGCTGAAGGAAGGATAGGTTCTTACATCCATGACAACAGGATAGGTGTTTTGGTAGAAGTAAACTGTGAGACAGATTTTGTCTCGCGAGGTGAAATTTTTAAAGATCTTGTTGATGATATAGCCATGCAAGTGGCTGCATGCCCTCAAGTAGAGTATCTCGTTACTGAAGACGTTCCTGAGGAAATcgttaagaaagaaaaagagatagaaaTGCAGAAAGAAGATCTTTTGTCAAAACCAGAGCAAATAAGATCAAAGATTGTTGAAGGGAGGATAAATAAAAGACTAGAGGAGCTGGCATTGCTTGAGCAGCCCTACATTAAGAATGATAAGGTAGCAGTAAAGGACTTGGTCAAGCAAACTATTGCCACTATTggagaaaatattaaagttaagaGGTTTGTGCGATTCAACCTTGGGGAGGGTTTAGAGAAGAAAAGTCAGGATTTTGCTGCTGAAGTAGCTGCACAAACTGCAGCAAAACCAGCACCTACACCAGCACCTACACCAGCAGACGAGCAACCTGCTGTTGCAGAAGCCAAGGAGACAGAGCCAAA GAAATCAACAGTAGCAGTCTCAGCCTCATTGGTTAAGCAATTGAGGGAAGAAACTGGAGCAGGGATGATGGACTGCAAGAAAGCTCTAGCTGAAACTGGAGGGGATCTTGAAAAGGCCCAAGAATACCTGAGAAAAAAGGGTCTTTCCTCTGCCGACAAGAAATCAAGCCGGCTAGCAGCCGAAGGCAGAATTGGTTCATACATTCACGATTCACGCATTGGCGTTCTAATTGAGGTGAACTGCGAAACTGATTTTGTAGGTAGAGGTGAGAAATTCAAGGAACTGGTTGATGATCTTGCAATGCAAGTGGTGGCCAGCCCACAGGTGCAGTTTGTATCCATTGAAGATATTCCGGAGACTATTGTGAACAAAGAAAAGGAACTTGAAAGACAGAGAGAGGACCTTCTTTCAAAACCAGAGAACATCAGAGAAAAAATTGTTGAGGGAAGGGTCTCTAAGAGGCTCGGGGAGCTTGCACTTTTAGAGCAGCCTTTTATCAAGGATGACAGTGTTTTAGTGAAAGACTTGGTGAAGCAAACTGTGGCTGCACTAGGAGAAAACATCAAAGTGCGGCGATTTGTTCGGTTTACTCTTGGAGAAACCACTGAAAAGGAAACAGCAGTAGCAGCATAA